A genomic stretch from Streptosporangium album includes:
- the ruvC gene encoding crossover junction endodeoxyribonuclease RuvC produces the protein MRVMGVDPGLTRCGLGAVEGRPGAPLSLVKVGVVRTLADDEIGTRLVAIEEGIEQWLDEVEPDAVAVERVFAQHNLRTVMGTAQASAVAILCASRRGLPVALHTPSEVKAAITGSGTADKQQVGTMVTRLLRLDAMPKPADAADALALAICHVWRGGAQNRLAEALAKTRTGQGTTAAAYFRGRGRAGYSKGTP, from the coding sequence CTGCGGGTGATGGGGGTCGATCCGGGGCTGACCCGGTGCGGGCTCGGGGCGGTCGAAGGGCGGCCCGGAGCGCCGCTGAGCCTCGTCAAGGTCGGGGTCGTCCGGACCCTAGCCGACGACGAGATCGGGACCAGGCTGGTGGCGATCGAGGAGGGCATCGAGCAGTGGCTCGACGAGGTCGAGCCCGACGCGGTGGCCGTGGAGCGGGTCTTCGCCCAGCACAACCTCAGGACCGTGATGGGCACCGCGCAGGCGTCCGCCGTGGCGATCCTGTGCGCGTCCCGCCGGGGGCTGCCGGTGGCGTTGCACACGCCCTCCGAGGTCAAGGCCGCGATCACCGGCAGCGGCACGGCCGACAAGCAGCAGGTGGGGACCATGGTGACCCGGCTGCTCCGGCTGGACGCCATGCCCAAGCCCGCCGACGCCGCCGACGCGCTGGCGCTGGCGATCTGCCACGTGTGGCGCGGCGGAGCGCAGAACCGGCTGGCCGAGGCGCTGGCCAAGACCAGGACCGGGCAGGGAACGACCGCCGCCGCCTATTTCCGGGGGCGGGGCCGGGCCGGATATTCGAAGGGAACTCCATAG